The DNA sequence GATCAAGATTTGGCCTCGAGGAAATTCTTCTCTATAATGTTGTTTGGCGACCAGTCTGTTTGTCTGGAACCATTAATGACATTGTTTGTCAGTATTCTcgaaggaaacaaacaaaaacgaacGACCTTCAGCTCAGGTGAATCACCTGCGTGACGTCAGAGAACTAGGCGGGGCCAGCGTCTTGTTTCTTTTCCTGTTCGCGAACAGGTGAAAGAAACCGGAAAGGTGAGAAGAGCCACAACGGCTGGGATTCGAGTTTCGCGTGTCCGACGGAAGTGAACATGTCGCCGCTCTTCCGCTTTTTCATCCTATTGCTCGTGGCGCGTCCTGGCGGCGCGCGCGCGGACACCGATTGCTACGGCGGCTTCCGGTCCGGCCAGGAGGACTTCGTGGTGGACGTGGAGGACGCCGTGAAGGAGGGCGCGGTTCTCTTGGCCGTGGCCGACGTGAGCCACATACGCATGTGCGAGGACGCCTGCTGCGCGCACCCGCGATGCAACATCGCGCAGATGGACGCCACCTTGACGTGCACGCTCTTCGACTGCGCGCCCCGAAACAAATTCGTGTGCCGCTTCCTCCGCCGGCCCGGATACCAAAGCCTCATCAGGAACTTGGAGTACCGGAAGTACATGCAAGGGCCGCAGGATGCAGGTGGGTAGGAAAAGTCCGCACACCCCTGTTCGAATGCCACGTTTTTCtgatatcaaaaataaaataatttgaacacaTTCTATAAACTCACCATAAACCCTaatcagatgttctagtaggctctTTCTGACTTgttgtagccccccccccccagttttgAGTGCTTTTTGGAAGTGTTCTGTCATGTGCTGtaaaccaaaaatgaaaaatgtgtcaaactTTTGTCTTACTGTTCCTGCATGCTGACCTGAAAGTGTTTGAAGTGCACATGAAATATAAGCTGTTTCTTCTAGCATAGTTCAGCTAGCATTAGTAAGCTACAGTTTTGCTCACTTCACTCAAAAGGTAGTGTCATCTTGATgaagaaatacatatttttcaatTCACTTCAAAAATGATTGTCGTGAAAAATATCAAgtttggtgatttttttcccgCTTGCGATACAGTACACTATGGTCGAAACTCGACAGGTAACGAGCACGTGCTTCCGCAGATGAGCTGGCCCCGCCCATCGCCATCGCGGGTGTGGACAAGGTGGTGCAGCCCGGCGCCAAGGTCACGCTCGACGGCATCCAGAGTTTGGCCATTGGCGACGCCAGCGTCGTCGACTACGATTGGTCACTGCAGAGCGGGAACGCCAGTGTCGTCATCGAGGTGATGGGCCGAACaagacaaaacagaaacaacacTTGTTTTGGTTCCCATTTTTCAGGAGCACAGTAGGGGCCCatggcccttcaaacatcggccaaaatAAACGGctccattgattttttttggggggtgttttttttttcaagcccaaAATATTCAGCAAAAAAACACCGATGAACATTCAATGCATGTTTTCCACAACAAATGGGAGGAAATGCGAATAAAAATCTCTTAGAAAAACgggaaaacattgaaaatgtgaaaaaaaatattgaaaaacaagaagaaaaaaaatccacaaatatatagcacgaaatagtgctgtcactatcaaatcttttttttttttttttgtcttcttccgGGCACGCTTAGTGATGTTTATGAACGCTTGCTGATGGAAGGTCGATGATGTCATCAGCTTGTGACGTCTCGTTACAGAAGACGCTGCTGCCCGAGCAGGTGCAAGTGTCCAACCTGGAGGCGGGACGCTACGTCTTCCGTCTCTCCGTCACCGACTCCAACCAGCTGTCGCAGAGCGCCGATGTCCAAGTGCTCGTCCTGAGCACCGAGTTGACCGCGCGTGAGTGCTCGCCGGGATTGACGCACATTCCTTCGTGTTTGGGACTTTATTGGAAGAAAAAAGATGCACATTGAACACACCTGCTCTCAAGGTCATTCGTGAGACCTTCTCAGGGCGTTGAAGTCTTTTCAGGATGCCTTTTCTGACGGGGGTAATTTTCCggacttcatttttcatacatttgcaGACTTTTCcgtctttctgtcaaatttctgacatttttggcaattttatggacatatgtgAATTTCCTGTTGCTCTTCTTCctcattttggatttttttccctgcctTGTTTGCTGTTAAAtttctggacattttatggtcgttttggggatttcttcttttgtttgtcgACATTTTATGGCTCCTTTATACacattttttcctgcctttttttttgaaaatcaattttctgacttttttggggggcaattgtgtgaaaatttaatgctaattttggggggatttcttcttttgtgtctggacattttaatactttttgaacattttttctttaaaaaagaaagaaagaattttctcactttttggagcaatttgaggacattttatggtcaatttttgccatctttttttgaacttttttctatctttaaaaaaaaattctcactttttttggTGACGATTTTGTGTACAtcatatggtaatttttttgcttttcctcttcctttttgtacatttcgagcccccccaaaaactttttcatcgACTTTTTGTCTCTCTGACGtttacaaatttggactctgacattttgggaatatatatattttaaacatgtaaatcattaattcatttaaagaatacgTTATCTTAAaagtttaaacatgtaaaaaaaaaatcttaaattctACTCATTTTTTGGAGGGATCTACAGGCAGCCAACTTTTTGAGTGTCACAAAAAGTGTTTGGTGCGCGCAAGAAACGTTATTGCCGTTTGTGACCAAACTTTTGTGGTGACGACGTTTTAAGATTACTGCTTTCCGGAGGCCAAAGTGGGTCCGTGCCGCGCCGCCTTCCCTCGCTGGCTTTACGACGCCAGCGAGCGACGTTGTCGGCAGTTCATCTTCGGGGGATGTAAAGGAAACCTCAACAACTTCCTGTCCGAGGGAGAGTGCGACGAGGCCTGCGCCGGAGTCACGGGTAACACGCGCGCAATCTCACGCACATTCTTCACACGCACATtcttcacacgcacacacgttcaCACGCAGCAAGATGTTGTGCTTGATTCCTTGCAGTGACGTCATCAGCACTTCAGCGCAACGCTCTGCCAGCTGGCGGTCAGTCTCTCAATGCACCTCTTCACATCCCCTGGATGCCATgttgagtgtgtatgtgtgtgtgtgtgcgtgcgtgcgcgtgttcAGAGGTATGCGGTGGTGTATGTGTTCACCCTCAGCTCAATTGCGGCAACGCCTGCTGTGTGGACCCAAGTTTGGAGTGCGACGGCATCACGCAATGCAGTTCCGGCGCTGACGAGACGCACTGCAACCAACGTaagcgcacgcgcacacgcttGCAGTGACACGGGTCATCCtcgttcttttttccccccccgcaGTTAACGAGACGTTCTCTCGGCTTCTGGAGATCGACGTCAACCAGAGAAAAGGTGAGAC is a window from the Vanacampus margaritifer isolate UIUO_Vmar chromosome 19, RoL_Vmar_1.0, whole genome shotgun sequence genome containing:
- the LOC144039068 gene encoding kunitz-type protease inhibitor 1-like, which produces MSPLFRFFILLLVARPGGARADTDCYGGFRSGQEDFVVDVEDAVKEGAVLLAVADVSHIRMCEDACCAHPRCNIAQMDATLTCTLFDCAPRNKFVCRFLRRPGYQSLIRNLEYRKYMQGPQDADELAPPIAIAGVDKVVQPGAKVTLDGIQSLAIGDASVVDYDWSLQSGNASVVIEKTLLPEQVQVSNLEAGRYVFRLSVTDSNQLSQSADVQVLVLSTELTAHYCFPEAKVGPCRAAFPRWLYDASERRCRQFIFGGCKGNLNNFLSEGECDEACAGVTVTSSALQRNALPAGEVCGGVCVHPQLNCGNACCVDPSLECDGITQCSSGADETHCNQLNETFSRLLEIDVNQRKARCTEPPFTGPCRASHERWYYDPLNTHCQRFTYGGCHGNDNNFAAETQCAASCHGVTEHDVFAKGMFERFEDKEAEESSSGNVALAVILSVAILALLAILGYCFLKKRKKSSGGRADAPAAHQVASEQDTLVYNSTTKPL